One Vicia villosa cultivar HV-30 ecotype Madison, WI linkage group LG5, Vvil1.0, whole genome shotgun sequence genomic window, CAACATCGAGAAGCAATACCAAAGATCAGCCAATGGAGAGCATCTCAAAGACTTCAACTGATACACTCTGATATTTGTGGTCCTATAACACCAATGTCAAATAGCAACAAAAGGTACATTTTAAGCTTTATTGATGATTTCAGCAGGAAAATTTGGATTTATTTCTTAGCTGAAAAAAGTGAAACATTTTCGACATTCAAGATCTTTAAGAACCTTGTTGAAAAGGAGACGGGAGGTGGTATATGTTGTTTAAGAACTGATCGAGGCGGTGAATTTAATTCACATGAGTTTAATGATTTTTGCAGGGCTCATGGTATTAAAAGGCAGCTTACAGCAGCTTACACgccccaacaaaatggagttgcggAGCGGAAAAaccgaaccatcatgaatatggtccGATGTTTGCTTACAGAGAAACAAATGCCAAAGAATTTTTGGGCTGAAGCTGCTCAATGGACTGTGCATGTGTTAAATAGAAGCCCTACTTCAGCTTTGAAAGATAAAACTCCTGAAGAATGTTGGAGTGGAATCAAGCCTAATATCGAGCATTTCAGAATTTTTGGGTGCATTGGTCATGTGCATATACCAGATAGAAAAAGATTGAAGTTGGATGACAAAAGCTACAAATGTGTGCTTCTAGGGGTAAGTAATGAGTCTAAGGCTTACCGTCTTTTTGATCCCATTGCTAAGGTTGTGGTGACAAGTAGAGATGTggtatttgaagaaaatgagagctGGAATTGGGGGAGGAGTAATGAAGAGGTAAAGGTTGATTTGGGAGATATTGATCATGAATCTAGTGACATTGGTGAAATTGAAGGTGATGAAGAACAACAAGAAGAAGCATCTGCCTCAAGTGACTCAAATGAAGGAAGTGAACCAAACTCACGTGAAGGAAATAATTTGTGTTCAGATGGAGAAAGAGTTAGGAGAGCACCAATATGGATGCAAGATTATGTTAGTGGAGAAGGATTATCTGAGGAGGAGGAAAATGTGCAAGACTTGGTTTTCTTTATGTCACAAGAAGATCCAATCTATTATGAAGAGGCTGCAAAGAGTGATAAATGGAGGAATGCAATGGATTTAGAGATTGAAGCCATAGAGAAAAATGATACTTGGGAGTTAGTGAGCTTGCCACATGGAGCAAAAAGACTTGGTGTCAAATGGGTGTATAAAACCAAATTGAATGAAAGTGGGGAGATTGATAAATTCAAAGCACGCTTGGTGGTGAAAGGCTACGCCCAAAAATATGGAGTAGACTATGATGAAGTATTTGCTCCGGTGGCACGATGGGATACCATTCGCATTGTTTTGGCTTTGGCGGCACAAAAAGGATGGACATTGTTTCAGTTGGATGTGAAGAGTGCATTCTTGCACGGTAAACTAAATGAGGCTGTATTTGTAGAACAACCACTGGGATATGTGAAAGAAGGAAAGGAAGACAAGGTCTACAAGCTTAAGAAGGCTTTATACGGATTAAAACAGGCACCTAGGGCCTGATATAGCAGGATTGAAGGATATTTTATTAAAGAAGGGTTTGAAAGATGCAACAATGAGCCTACTTTATTTGTCAAGATTGAAGGAGGTAAAATTCTTGTTGTTAGTATCTATGTTGATGACTTGATATTTACAGGGaatgatattgatctttgtgagAAGTTCAAAAGCTCTATGAAATTAGAGTTTGACATGACAGACCTAGGAAAATTAAAATACTTTCTAGGTGTTGAAATACAACAAAGTTCTGAAGGTATTCATATGTGCCAAAGAAAGTATGCCCATGAAGTCCTTGATAGGTTTGGAATGAAAAATTGCAATTCAGTGAAGAATCCTATTGTTCCAGGTACTAAGTTATCAAAGAACAGTGGAGGTGCAGATGTGGATGCAACATTGTTTAAACAAATGGTTGGAAGTCTCATGTACTTAACCTGTACCCGGCCGGATATGATGTATGCCGTATGTCTCATAAGTAGGTACATGGCTAAGCCTAAGGAAGCACACATGTTAGCCGCAAAAAGGGTGCTTCGTTATTTAAAAGGAACCATAGAAATGGGGGTGTTCTACAAGAGAGGAGTCAAGGATGAGCTGCTGGCCTACACCGACAGTGATTACGCAGGTGATATAGACGACAGAAGAAGTACATCAGGGTATGCATTTTTGTTGTCTAATGGAGCTGTATGTTGGAGTTCAAGAAATCAACCTGTTGTATCATTGTCTACAACTGAATCAGAGTTTATTGCAGCTGCTGCTtgtgcatgtcaaggcatttggATAAAAAGAATACTAGATCGAATTGGTCATTCTCATTGTAAGTGTATTACAGTATTTTGTGATAATAGTTCCACAATTAAGTTATCCAAAAATCCTGTAATGCACGGAAGAAGCAAACATATCGATGTGCGATTTCACTTTTTGTGTGATCTAACTAAAGATGGTATGCTGGAGCTGAAGCACTGCAGAACAGATGACCAATTAGCAGACATCATGACCAAGCCACTAAAACTAGAAGTATTTGAAAGGCTTCGCGGGTTACTTGGGGTCCGACCAACAACAGATGTAAACTGATTGTTATTAGCAATGTCAGTTTAGGGGAGGAAATGTTAAGTAAGTGGAGCATAATTAGTGGTCATAAGAGTAGTTTTAGTCAAGTTTGTTGTTTCATTTTGCTGAGTCAATAATCCTAATATTTAGGAGAAACAGTCTTGCATCAGTTATTGAGTTGTTCCTTTATTTTAGCCACTTCCACGTTACTAGGCTTGTAAAACGTGGTAGCAGTTTGTTTCCTTTGTAGTAGCTATTTATGCCTTTGTTATATTCTTTCTGAATAAGAATCATTCtcaacattttgagagatattttTCTGTTTAGAGTTTGATTTTTCAACAAAAATAGAAGTAGTAGGTTTAAAAACAGTTACTTAATAAAAACCATGGTTTTAAGAGTTTAATCCATTCTATTGGTGGACCATATCTCATAGTCATAGATATTCGACAGCTTAAGTTAAACACAACCAACTAAATTAAATCTTTTATAAACAAAAAGAAATCGTACGTCAAAGATGCTGAGAAAAAGCTAGTATAAAGTAAAATATCTACCCTCCAAAAATTGATAAGGAAAGGTAATTTATAAATGTTCACTACATGTTAAAAACTAACAACCGAATAAAATCAAGGTCTTGCAAACTTCCAATACATCtaaagaaattaatttttttaaagtatatTTTCACTACTTGGTTACATCATGCACCACAATGATGTAAAGATAATAATAGTATATTAGTGATAATGATAAAATACAATTGATTgataaataacaacaaaaataagaATTAATCAATTGATACATgtataaaaattgcaaaaaatatCAGTAGCTAGAAATTAATCTAGTCAAATGTGAGACATGGTCATGTTGTGATCTGGACGATTATTCCCTTTTATGTGTTGTTTCGTCGTATTCTTTGGATTTTACCATCCTTGACAGTTTGGTGTGAGAGCATATGGACACACGTGCATGGTTcttttttctcacaacaattttaaCAGGTAGCTAGCCGTCCGATATGTTTATGTAATGCCAATTCTTGTTTGATGTTTCTCTTTCTTTTGAAACCTAGGGCATATATAAGCAACCAGTTAATAAGATTCTTTAACTATAGATACATTGATTAAATTTTACTTGTCTCATTGAAATTCGGAGTAGAACCACAAATATGTAATGATGCGTTGATTTGGTGGAGTAAGTTTCCGGTACGGCAGAGAGTGGACAAACCTACAAAGTTAGCCGTTCAACGGCCAAGTTAGTTTTTGCGTGAAAAGTAGTGTGGCAGTATATTATGGTTAGAACATACCTCAAGTTTTGCTTGAGATTTTTATATATAAGGGGTCGTTAGAGATCTCCTTGTTGGCGAAGGATGATGATTTGTGATGTGGGTCAAATACGGACTGGAAGTCGCAGATGCATTAATGTATCTTCAACATCTTATGACTTTGAACGGATGATTGAGTCTTTCCGTTATTGCACACATTTGGTCAGCCCGAATAATATTCATGCATCGCAAGGGCTTTTGTGTGTTACAAAGGATTTTACTCCTGACAACTTTAGCTTTTTCCTTGTAGTGGGAAAAAAATTACAGCATTTTAATGGGTGTGTATCTATCAATCTTAATTTTTTGAGAAATGACATGCACATTCATATTGACTAGGTTTAAAAGACACACAATATTTGCCTTTTGTGGAACATGAACATTAAAGAAGGTGCTTGTGATTGGGTTGCCTTCTCTTTCCAGTCACACTCACAAATGAGACATAATGATTTTCTCTTTAGTACGAAAATAGCACTTGCTTTGATTCAAACGGCTTTAGCTATGAGGGTCCTTCACCATCACCCATATTTCAGTAACCTGTTTTATACAAGGGCATATGAATATGATTATGTAACCTTTATGTACATGTACTATATCAACAAGGTAAACAACAGTTTATTATTACCCACATGACTTGTACAATTATTTGGATTCAGACACCAAAATAAGAATACGCAATAGGTTTAGGATTCAATATCCATCCTTGGATATTACGATTTCATATTGTGGTCCACGATGGCAATTAGGGTTGCAAAGAAGGTTTTTTTATAGGCAATGGGATTTATCATAACATAGAGTATAAGGGGTATTAGCACAAATACAATGCGATTACGAAATATTCAAGAAGTCCGTAGGACTTTGACACCAATAATAAAAATTTCTACAACCGTTGGATTTCAAACCGATaatttgaaaaatcaaaaaaCAGTTTTCACACTAACTGCAATGTCGTCCACATTAtgcttttcatttttaaaaatgagTGCGTTTCGTGCATTCCACATAGCCCAACAAGTTGACAACCATATGAATAGTCTTCTATTTGGAGCAGCTTTGCAATACATCGCATTTTTGAACCATAACAAATGTTCCGCCTCCATTTCAGTTGTACCGAACGGAATATCCACCCATGTTGAAACCTTGGACCACACCAGTTTAGAACTTGCGCAAGAGATGAGCAAGTGATCTAACGATTCGGACGGTGTTGCGCAAATTGAGCACAATCTATCGTTATCGTTAGAAATAATcccccttttgaataattgttcCTTTGTAGCGACTCTATCCTTCAAACATCTCCTTCTGAAAACCTGAACCTTTTTAAATTGTTGTTAGAGTCACTAATTCGTATTTTACCTGTTGCGGCAAAAAATACGTTTTGTAATTCTTAGTACAACTAACTACATCTAGTCATAAGTAACTATCTATATTCAGATGCAGGTTGGTGCGTCCGTAAATGTGACCGCAATAACATTATTTGATGATGTGGCCAGCAATTCAAAATCATGCATGCAAAACATTTTAAAACTTTTGCAAAGGAATTGTATTTGCTATTCTACATCGACCACATTTTATTACTATATTCAAAATTACATTAACAAGAGATAGTTTAACTAACTTAAAATCGTTGaattaaaagtttaaaaaaaatctgGAAATCTAATGATTAACCTTtaataatttttcatttaaacAAACATTGGCAAGTCCTTTTTCAAAGtatgaaaattttcaaattttaggagtTCCTTACTATTTAATACAAATATACAATAGATATATAAAACTATATAACAAAAACATGGAAAAGGTTATTGGATGAAAAAggattaaaaaaataagaaaagagaaagcaaaacAAATTATGGGATAATCATATCAACTTTCTTCCAACCTCATCATATGTGTCATCATACACCTTTGCTTCTTCCCCTCCCTCTCCCTCCCTCCTCCTTTATCTCTCTCActcactctctctttctctcctttaaCTTTTCACCGCCTCCCACAGCATCTTCCATTTTTTTATTCCACCTCAAAAGTAGATAATTAtatcaaatataaaataaaaaaacatgcaTATGAAGAGAGAGAAATCCCATCTTTGTTGCACATATCATCACTTCCTTTTGTTTAGGGTTGAAGCCATATATATAACTAACAACAAACCTATCTTCCCATATTCTCTAAGCCTAAGTTCTTCTCTTTGTAAGTTTCTTATATTCTAAATTTGAATCAAACAAATTTAACATGTTAACAAAAATGAATGAAGTAGAACTCTCAAAtgttaatttccttcaaaattcaaCTACTAGTGCTTCCATTAATCCTCCTCCTTTGAAGAGAAAAAGAAACCTCCCCGGAAATCCAGGCATGATAATTAATTTTCTCTCTTCACTTTTATGATTCATTTTATATCTCCCTAGCTAGGTATATATATATTCGAACTTCAAAGGTAATTtactttttaataataaaatgatgaGTTATTATCATGGGGATTTTTTATTTCCATACAGATCCTGAAGCTGAAGTTATCGCTTTATCGCCGAAGACTTTAATGGCAACAAACAGATTCTTGTGTGAAACATGTGGGAAGGGTTTTCAAAGAGATCAGAATCTACAACTACATCGACGCGGACATAATCTTCCATGGAAGCTTAAGCAGAGAACAAACAAGGAAATAAAGAAGAGAGTTTATGTCTGTCCTGAGAAGAGTTGTGTTCATCATGATCCTTCAAGAGCACTTGGTGACTTAACTGGGATAAAAAAGCACTTTTGTAGAAAGCACGGTGAAAAGAAGTGGAAGTGCGAGAAGTGCTCAAAACGCTATGCTGTTCAGTCAGATTGGAAAGCTCATTCGAAAACATGTGGTACTAGAGAATACAAATGTGACTGTGGAACTATCTTTTCAAGGTAACTGACTATCCTATCCAAAATATCTCAGTGTTTTTCTGATCACAACTTTCTTATCAACATCGGATAAAGAAGATTTCGTTACTTTGAAAGATTAGTATCTGTATCTGCGCGCAAGAAACTGATGTAAAGATCGATTTTAAAAGTGGTTTGGTAGCTTGGACTATATGTTATTTGGCTTTTGAGAGTAAAAAGAGAATGATACTTAATTAGTCCAAAACAAATTAAGGAATGGAACAAAGATTAATTAAGCCAAGCAAGTTTTTTATAAGCTTTTTGTAGTTTTTGCCCTAAAAGACAAAAGTTCATGATTTGGAATTATCTTAGTTCATTAACCTCATTTACCATACATAGGCTTGATTTTAAAACTCATCATGTAGCACAAATTTTTCTAGTCTCTCTCATTTTGACTTTTGTCGAGAAATCTCGTAATCCAGAGTTTTTGGGATTATAAGTATAGTCTGAACATTCTGCAAATCCTAACCCAAATGACAGAAACCGATATTATTAGGTTGGAGGTCATCACTAGAGTTCAAATCTTGGTACTTAGGATTGTACGTGTGGGTTTCCACTGGTTATCATCACTTCATCTACGAACCAAAAAAAAGTTATAATTAAAGTCTGATCAAGTACTTGTTCGATCTGAACTCAAACTTTTGTTCACATGAACGAATCGTTTTTAATTGAAGCTCATTAATTAACGACTTGAGTTCAATAATTTgactaaaattattattagtattattatttttagatattttgttAATGGTTTGTGAATATTTTTGGTTGAGCAGGAGAGATAGCTTCATAACTCATAGAGCTTTCTGTGATGCCTTAGCAGAAGAAACAGCAAGGGTAAGTGCAGCCTCAGAAATAAACCACAACTCATTAAGGGGTAACATTGGTAATAATTACAACATAATGGGAACATCTTTAGTCCCTAATAACATGTCAACTCATTTTCcttcaattttcaaaacaatttcatctcctgatcatcatcatcatgaaaCAACAACCAATCAAACTAGAGGACTCTCCCTTTGGATGAACCAAACATCTCAGCCTCATGACACAATGATAACCACCAATGGAAACAACAATTTGCATGAGATTCATGTTAATCAACATCTTGACTCATCGTCAAGAGGATTAATGTACGGTGGGATCGAGAATCCAAACTCGAATAATTATCAGCTGaattgggtttttgaaaataaacttCCCTCAAATTGTAGCCAAGAGTTAATTACTAGCACAACAACTTCACTTCCACTAGGAAACAATAATGTTAATGTTAAGGATGTTGCTATTCATCATGATGCTACTACAAGCCAACAATTATCTTCCTTGTATAGCTCACAACACCAAATACCATCACATCAAACATCATCATCGGCGAACATGTCAGCTACAGCTTTGTTACAGAAAGCTGCTCAAATTGGAGTAACCTCGACCGACACATCATTCCTTGGAAGCTTAGGTTTGAAATGCAGTGACAATAGTAATATTGATGTGAACAAGTTTGGTGGTGCTGGTTTGTATGGTTCAAGTTCATTACTCATTAGTCTTGGAAATGAGGAAGATCATAACACTACTGCATGTGATTTCTCACAAATGCACCCTTCTAAACGTAGACATGTCCAGAGTGAAGAGAATGGAGGTGGAGGGCAAACTAGAGATTTTCTTGGTGTTGGTGTGCAAACCATTTGTCACCCTTCATCAATCAACGGATGGATTTGATTTTATCATCATGTATATATATTCACTTATgaattattatcttttattttttccgAATACAAATTCTCACTCGTCAAATCCTCATTCCTCTGCATTCACGTATTCAGCACATCAGTGGTTGTCTGGTCGTCTGATGTTGATCAGACTATCTAAAATTTATTATGCTTGAATAAAGACTGTCCGGCGTCTGATTTTGATTGAACGGTTATTGATGTCTCGATTTCGTGAATGCAACAAGGaattaattaacaataaaaaaaagttgGATGAAATAAAACTGAAGTTGTAGTATCTGAAAACTTTGCAAGGAGGAAAAGGTGGGAAATGAGTGCATGATGGAGTATGAAAAGTTTGTTGTTAGAAAAATATTGAAGGGCttaaaggagagaaagagagatccATGCATATTCTTTTGAAAGCTGAAAGCTGATCCCTTTTAAAAATGGtggctttattttaatttttttataaagagaATGTGATTGTGGAGTAGTGGGGGCAAAGCAAAGGACAAGTTTGGGAACTCCATTATTGATTACTTTCATATCTGTTGTGATTGTTGTCTTTGTCAAACTGGGCttaattaaaagagaatttttttcaagtgacaAAAAAAAGAGCATTATTCTTTCTAGTACAAATAGGCTTTTAGTTTGTAGgttaaaataaactaattaatgTACTCTTTTCATTCACCCTTTTAGTACAACTAGATTGGCTAAAATTTTGTGCATGCATAAGAATGAACCTAAGAAGACCGAGGAGACACACTACATTTTTTATTGTTGAAAGTTTTTTCTTTCTCTTACTTTTTTCACATGCTCTTCTTTTCATGCACTCGCGGAAAGTGTAGTAATATATTATATGAGAGATTTTAAGTTATTTCTGTGTAACAgggttttaagtttttttaaaaataatttgatcttaaaataatttgatcttttaaattattacttatgAATGTAATTATTTTAAGTGGTATAAAAATGATGAAGTACAACAATAAATACAatacttataaattttaaaatttgaaaaaaatgtgtaGAAATCACTCTAATGgaacaaattgtttaaaaaaaatattaaaaaccaaTGTGTAACACAAAAATAACTTAAAAGaactcttttatttatatatatatatatatatatatatatatatatatatatatatatatatatatatatatatatatatatatatatatatatatatatatatatatatatgggtgtgtgtgtgttttttttttaaattaaatgtttgtttgatttatctttgaaaggataattttttatatttttaaaaatgattttagtaaaaatgttttttaaaatattaaaaaagatttAACATCAAATAGTATAAATATAAATTCTTGAAgattaaaacataaataaaatcataaatttttcaaaaaaaattattttaaaaatagctTTTATGAAAATCAGTGGTGTGCTCAAACAGCCCGTTGAGGTACGAGACCCTTagactatgtttgggagtttgaaggGGAGGGGGAGGAAGGCttctaaaaatgaaaattttaaaaaatatagaaaaatatttgacattttttgaaaaaattattttatttagaatgataaaagagtcattatcattactaaatttttaatttttagaatactataacaacctaaaagatatttggaaaatttatgtaagcccttcaaaaccctccaaaaccctccttcaatataatttttgagttcccccattttatggggtttttggtgttatgaataaactcaaaccctccaaaaccctccaacccaaaatctttttatccttttcaccaaattcttcctatttttcaaagccctccctcCTTTCCCCtacaaactcccaaacatagccttaaggtCTAGAAGATATCGCACTTAACTTGAGGTATAGTAGCCATGTCTTAGTGAATACCTCAAACACATAGAAACAATTAAGAGTATATAACCAAAACTAAATCAAAGATTTAAGTAGATACACAAGTTCTAACGAACTCATGATTTGTATATACAACCAAAGTGAATGAGGCTGAAGATATTATTCAAGAAACTtagaaaaaatacaaaatttcttCAAAATTCTTAGATCAACCTTGTTGATAAAGATGATGGTGATGAAAATTCTTATGATGGTGATGATGTTGATCCTGATCTCATCAAATTCTAGTTAGCCTTAACCAAATccccaaaaaaaaattaagacaaAAAAACCAATTCTAAGACCACTTACCTAACCATATCCCAATCTGGTACACTAAAAtgatattccattgtttggattgatggaatcggatggagcggagcggaatgaaatggaataaaatgatattccattgtttggataatttaaaaacggatggagcggaaatgagtggtatggattccattgcattccatcacttaccaccatattccttccccctccaatttgggcggaatgaacaatttgtcttattccgttctaaaatttccaaacaatggaatggtattttcgttccgctccgctccattccGCTCCATCTCACTCTGTTCCGCTTCATTCTGCTCCGTTCATttcgtgatatccaaacatagcctaaaacaTATTTCATGAAATGTATTTTTTTGATGCATTCGGTTTGGCCAATGCCCCTACCATATTCGTCCTAAAAAATTTTTTAAATCCCACAGACTAAATTTTGCTTCTTGGATGAACTTAGAAGTCTTTCTTTCTAACTTTCGTGAATCCTTAAACCTCAAGTTGTTTGCCATCAACTCCATACACCATAGGCTCTATAACCTTTGATGTATCTATTCCAAAAACCATGATCCTCAAATAACATCTACATTTAATCAATTTGTCTTTTTTTAGTTAAGGAGGATtctgaaggtgagaaaaatacacaagaaAAAAGGGTTGAAATGTGTATTTGATAACTTTTGCTTTTCTAGAAAAAGTAAC contains:
- the LOC131607231 gene encoding zinc finger protein MAGPIE-like, with product MLTKMNEVELSNVNFLQNSTTSASINPPPLKRKRNLPGNPDPEAEVIALSPKTLMATNRFLCETCGKGFQRDQNLQLHRRGHNLPWKLKQRTNKEIKKRVYVCPEKSCVHHDPSRALGDLTGIKKHFCRKHGEKKWKCEKCSKRYAVQSDWKAHSKTCGTREYKCDCGTIFSRRDSFITHRAFCDALAEETARVSAASEINHNSLRGNIGNNYNIMGTSLVPNNMSTHFPSIFKTISSPDHHHHETTTNQTRGLSLWMNQTSQPHDTMITTNGNNNLHEIHVNQHLDSSSRGLMYGGIENPNSNNYQLNWVFENKLPSNCSQELITSTTTSLPLGNNNVNVKDVAIHHDATTSQQLSSLYSSQHQIPSHQTSSSANMSATALLQKAAQIGVTSTDTSFLGSLGLKCSDNSNIDVNKFGGAGLYGSSSLLISLGNEEDHNTTACDFSQMHPSKRRHVQSEENGGGGQTRDFLGVGVQTICHPSSINGWI